CGGCAATACCTTCACGCCATGCCGCCAGACCTGCCCCTGGTCTTCACCCATCACCCTGCGCTGAACGCGCTGCTCACCTATTATGCCGGGCTTGCCTCGGCCCAGGGCGTCGGGTTTGACGCGCAGGTGGATTATCCGCTGCCCGGCCCTTTGCCGGACCCCGACCTGGCAATGCTGTTCGGCAACCTTTTGGAGAATGCGGTGGAGGCCTGCGCCCGGCAAACAGGCGGCGGGTGCATCCATCTCACCGTTCGGCGCGAACAGTCGGCCCTGGTCATTCTGGCCGACAACCCCTGCCCTGTGCCCCCCCAGCCCCAGGGGGACCACTTCCGCTCTTCCAAGCGGGAGGGCGAGGGGATCGGCGTGCTCTCCATCCGGCGCATTGCAGAACAGTACGGCGGCACGGCGCGGTTCGAGCACCGGGAGGGGCGGTTTTGGGTTTCGGTGCTGCTAAACCCCTGAGCCCGCTTTTGGGGGCGGCGTGCAGGTTTTCATACGATCTGGGTTGCCTGTCCAAAAGGGGCTGGCGCGCCGCGCGGGTTTGGGGTAAAATAAAAAACAGCTTCCGCTTCGCTGCGGCGCAATAAAAACTTTGCCCTTTTGCCGAAAGGAGCCCCCCCTGATGAACGTTTCGCCTCTCCCCCGGGAATTCCACACCGGCCTTTGCTTTGACGCATACAAACACCTGGGCGCCCGCCCCCACCGGGAGGCCGGGCAGCAGGGCTGGGCGTTCCGCATCTGGGCGCCCGGCGCGGCGCGGGTGCAGGTCTGCGGCGATTTCAACGGCTGGCAGGGCGCGGACCTCGCGCGGGACGCCGCAGGCGTGTGGAGCGGCTTTGTGCCCGGCGCGGTGCAGGGCCAATATTATAAGTACAATCTCCAGGGCAAAAGCGGCGGCTGGGCGCTGCACACCGACCCCTACGGCGTTTACACCGAGCTGCGGCCCGGCAGCGCCAGCGTGCTGTGGGATCTGGGCGCCCTTTCTTTTTCCGACGGCGAATGGCTGGCGCGCCGCGGCCAGCGGTACGACGCGCCGCTGAACATCTACGAGCTGCACGCGGGCAGCTGGAAGCGCCACCCGGGCGGCCGCTGGTACACCTACCGGGAGCTGGCGGCGGCGCTGATTCCCTGGCTGCAGCGCCACCGCTATAATTTTGTGGAGCTGCTGCCCCTGGCCGAACACCCCTTCGACGGCAGCTGGGGGTACCAGGTCACGGGCTATTTTTCCCTCACCAGCCGCTACGGCACGCCGGCGGATTTTGCCGCTTTTGTGGATGCCTGCCACGCGGCGGGCATCGGGGTGCTGATGGATTTTGTGCCGGTGCACTTTGCGGTGAACGGCGACGCGCTTGCAAACCTGGACGGCGGGCCGCTGTATGAATACGACAGCGATGTGGGCCGCAGCGAGTGGGGCAGCTGCAATTTCAACCTTTACCGGGGCGAGGTGCGCAGCTTTTTGGCCAGCGCGGCCGCCTTCTGGCTGGACGTGTACCACTGCGACGGCCTGCGCATGGACGCGGTGAGCCGCGCGCTCTACTGGCAGGGCGACAGCGCCCGTGGCGTAAACCAGGGCGCGGTGGAATTTTTGCAGGCCATGAACGAGGGGCTGCACGCCCGCTGGCCCGGCGCCATTCTGGCCGCGGAAGACAGCACCAACTTTTTAAAGGTGACCGCCCCCGTGCGCTACGGCGGCCTTGGCTTTGACTACAAGTGGGATATGGGCTGGATGCACGACACGCTGGATTATTTTTCCACCCCCTTTGCCGAGCGCCCCGCCCATTACCACAAGCTCACCTTTTCCATGGCTTATTTTTACAGCGAACTCTATCTGCTGGCCCTCAGCCACGACGAGGTGGTGCACGGCAAGCGCACCATTCTGGACCGGATGTGGGGCGAATACGAGGAAAAATTCGCCCAGGCCCGCCTTTTGTATTTTTACATGTACATGCATCCCGGCAAAAAGCTGAATTTTATGGGGGGCGAGCTGGGGCATTTCCGCGAGTGGGACGAAGCCCGCGAGCTGGACTGGTGCTTGCTGGACTATCCGCTCCACCGGGCCCTTGGCGCCCTGATCGCGCGGCTGGGCGAGGTGTATGGGCAGCTGGGCGAGCTGCACGCGGGCGAATATCACCCCGAGCGGTTCGAGTGGGTCACCAGCCAGGCCCAAACCGAGGGCGTATACGCCTTTTTGCGCCGCGGCGCGGGCGGCAGCCGCCTGCTGGTGGTGCTGAACACCCAGAACACCGCCTACCCCGCCTACCCTTTTTATCTGGCCCAGGGCTGCAAAGCCGTGCCCCTGCTGTGCACCGGCGACGCCGCGTTCGGCGGCTGCGCACCACGCCCCGCCCTGCGCCTTGCCCAGCCCGGCGGCGCAATGGGCAAAGCCTGCACCCTACGCCTGGACCTTGCCCCGCTCACCGGGTATTTGTACCGGCTGGAATAACCGCGCTTTGCCGCGGCCGCGCGCATTCCGCTTTTGCGGTGTGCATGCGGCCGCTTTTTGTTCCCTCCTGCCGCGGTGTTCCCCAAAAATCATTTGAACTTCAAAACAGCTTGACAAATGCCGCCGGCCGCGCTAAAATCAGTTTGTTTGAACTTCAAAATTTCATACAGCAGGGAGGCGATCCAAACCATGACCCCCGCGGAACAAAAAATCAACCACTTTTTGGTGGATGTTTTCAACGACGTGCTGCACCTGGAAGAGGACAGCATTGCCAAAGGCCCTTATAAAAACCTTTCCGTCAGCGAGATGCACGTGCTGGAGGCGGTGCAAAACGGCGAGCGGGCCGAAACCATGAGCGAGCTCGCGGCCCGCCTGCGGGTCACAGCCAGCACCCTGACCGTCGCGGTAAAGACGCTGGAACAAAAAGGCTTCCTTCTGCGCCTGCGCGACAGCGCCGACAAGCGCAAGGTCACCGTGCAGCTGACCGACAGGGCCGAGGGCGCACTTCGCTGCCACGCCGCGTTCCACAAGCAGCTCATTGAACAGGTGAGCGCCCGGCTGACCGAGCAGCAGATGGAGGCTTTGGCAAACATGCTCTCAACCCTCCACACCTTTTTCACCGCGCTGTAAGCGCGCGCCCGCCCCGGCGGCGGGCTGCACCGATTCAGCCCGCTCCGGCTTTTGCTGCGCGGGCGCCCCAAAAGGAGATTTTACTTATGATCCGCATTCTGACCGATTCCACCGCCGACATCCTGCCTCACGAGGCCGCCCGCCTGAACCTGGAACTGGTGCCGCTGCAGGTGAGCTTTGAAAACGGCGAAACCTGCCGCGACGGGCTGGACCTGACCCCCGACGAATTTTACGCAAGGCTGGTGCAGTGCGGCAAGCTGCCCACCACCAGCCAGCCCAGCCCCGAACTGTTTTTGGAGCACTTCGAGGCCGCGCGCGCCGCGGGCGACGAAATCATTGCCATTCTGCTTTCCAGCCAGATCAGCGGCACCTACCAGTCCGCCCAGATCGCCGCCGAGACCTGCGGGTACGGCAAGATCTACCTGGTCGACAGCCAGAACGCCACGTTGGGCGAGCAGCTGCTGGTGCGGCTGGCCCTGCGCCTGCGCGCCGAAGGCGCCCCGGTCGGGCAGATCGTGGAAACCCTGGAGCGGGAAAAACACAAAATCCGGCTCATCGCCGTGGTGGACGACCTGAAGTATTTCCGCAAGGGCGGCCGCCTCTCCGGCGCCGAGGCCTTTGCAGGCAGCCTTTTGGGCATCAAGCCAGTGGTGTCGGTGCAGGGCGGCAAAGTGGGCCTTGTGGGCAAGGCCCGGGGCATGCCCGGCGCCTACGTGGCGCTGTTCAAGCTGATGGACGCCCAGGGCGGCCTGGACGAGGGCTGCGAGTACCTGATCGGCTACACTGCCCATCGCCGTGCCGCCGAGCCGCTCCACCGCTATCTCACGGGCAATCTGGGCCTGCCCGCGCCGCAGGTGTATCACATCGGCACGGTCATCGGCACCCATGCAGGCCCCGGGGCGGCGGGCATCGCCTTTTTTGCAAAGGAAGCCCCGGCGGACGAAGCGTAAAAGGGGCATGTGCCGCTCGCTGTAAAGCGGCAATTTGTGAAAAGAAATTAAAAGAACGACCGCCGGGCCCGCCCGGCGGGAACAAACGGCACCCGGCTGTAAGCCGGGTGCCGTTTGTTCAACTTTATATGCTGAAAGCACTCCGTATCAGCTGTTTTAATAAGCACAAAGGCGTTCGTACACAAGCGGCGCATGAGCCCCCCGTCTATTGCCGCGCGCCTGATTCCATAGTATACTAAAAGAAATAAACCGGTCCGTCTTGTGTTTGTGCAGCGATGCACACAATGTAACGAAGGAGACTTGCGTTATGAAAAGAGTGCTATGGCTTTTAACTGCAGTTTGTATCCTATCAGGCCTTTGCGCCTGCGGTGCGGATGGAAAAGGCCAAACGCAGGCCCTGGCCCCCCCTTCGGCGGCATCCTATGCTGCCGGGCCCTCGCCCGAAGCGGCGGCGGTCGCCGCATTTCTCAAGGACACCACCTATCTCGATCTTGCCGATGCCGCCGGCCTTGCGCCCTATTATGAAGCGGCAGCGCAGCGAAAGGCCGCGATCCTCGGCGCGCCCACAAGCATTGTCCGGTCCGATACCTTCGTTCGCGGCGAGACCTACACGGGAACCGCCTATTATATTTCTCCCACCGGGAACGATGAGCATGACGGCCTCAGCCCCGAAACGGCATGGCGCGATCCCTTGCGCTGCACCTGGGGCGAGGTCCAGCCCGGAGACGCCGTGTTTTTTGAGCGCGGCGGCGTATACCGCCTTGCAGAGGCGTCGCTCCGCCTGGGCCAGGATGTCACCTATTCCGCTTACGGCGAGGGGCCAAAGCCCGTGTTCACCATCGCGGCGGAAAACTCTGCCCGTTCGGAATGCTGGGAACTGTGGCATGAGGGTGCGGGCGGCGCAAAGATCTGGAAATACTACAAGCCCACCCACGATGTCGGCGGTATTGTGTTCAATGATGAAAGCTATGCCCGCCGCGTGCTGGAATGGCCCACCCCCAACGGCTGGCTTGCGGTGGACGTTCTGCCCATGGACCCCGTCAATGGCATTGTCGCCAGGGAGGATCCCTGCACCAATATTCAAGTGGCCAGTGCCGGAGAATACCGAACGGTGGAAGAAAGCCTCACGGAAGATATGACCTATATCAGCCGTGTGGATATCTCCGGGCTTACGTATCCCTTTGAGGCAAGCCAGGCCGGTGCCGGTGAGCTGTACCTGCGCTGCGACAAGGGCAACCCCGGCGAGTGCTTTGCAGATATTGAGGTGATCTTCCAAAATGAGAACGACACTTCTGTTCTTGACGGCTGGCATGCCGACGGCTATGTGCTCGATAATCTCTCCGTCAAGTATTACCTGGATAACGCGGTAAACGGAAACCTGATGCGGCGGGATGCCGTGATCCAGAACTGCACCGTGGAGTGGGGCGGCAACCGGCTTTTCAGCATCGAGTCCGAAGAGCCCACGAACGACTACTGCCTGATAGGCGACGGCATCTACGGCGTGGCCGCAAACGCCACGATCCGCAACAATTATATGCGCCACTGCGGAAACGCCTGCACCTTTGAAAGCTCTATGGAGTTGTTGGAAGATATGGGCACCTACACGGTCGAGGGCAATCTCATGGAGAACTGCGGTCAGGGCATCCGCGTGTCTCTTATCAACGAGGGGGAGGAGAACCGTTTTGACGCGGTGCTCCTGCGGGACAACATTATTCTTGACAGCGGAAACGGCATGAACAACGCTTGCTTGGAGGAGCCGGTGGCCATTGATCTGGGCGTGGATTTCGTTCAATATGCCGGCAGCATCGAAGTGTGCGATAATGTGCTGATCGGCAGCACATTGGCTATGGTCAAAGCGCCCCATCCGGATGCGGTGAAGACCAATATCCACAATAACACCATTGCGCAAAGCGAAAACGGCGCTCTTCTGACCATGGGCTATTCGCCTTCCGGAGACGGCATCAGCTGGTACACTATGAGTATGGTAAAGACCAATTGATCCGGAATGTCCCAACGGTCGTTCACCCGGCCCTTCTATGCGGCCTGCACTGTTGCTTTTATTGCTCCACAATAATAAAAATCTCCTCTGAAAGTGCCTGCGCCGCAGCCCCCGCCCGGGGCGCAGCCGCCGGGTGGCTGCGGCTTCTCTTTGCCCCCGTTTTGTGGTACGATAAAACGCAAAGGAGGTGCCTGCCATGAAAAAAGCCGCGCGCATTGCGGGCTGGGGCCTGTTCGCGCTCTACCTTGCGGCGCTGCTTCGCCTCACGGTCTTCCGCCCGGGGCGCATGCCCGCGCCGGTGCTCAACCTTACCCCCTTTGCTGAGTGGGGGCGCACCCTTGCCCAGGAGGGGCCCGTGCGCTTTTGTTACCTGTTTTTTGGAAACATCGTCTGGTTTATGCCGCTGGGCTGGGCCCTGGCCGCCCGGGGGATGCGGCTTCGCTGGGCCGCGCTGGCGGGGTTTGGCCTGTCGTTTGGAATCGAGCTGGGTCAATTTTTGCTGCGCACCGGCATCAGCGAGCTGGACGACCTTTTGCTGAACACCCTCGGCGCCGTGCTCGGCTGGTGCGCAGCGGCGCTGTGGCGCCGCTGGCGGCTGGGCCGCGCGTTTCGCCGCCTGTGCCGCAGCCGCTGGCGCTGGCTGTTCGGCGCGGCCTGCCTGGCCGCCCTGGCCGCGGCGCTTGTGCTGTGCAAAGCGGTTCGGCCCAACCTGCTGTTCGCCCGCCAGTGGCCGGTCAAAGGGGTGGATGTTTCAGAATACCAGGGCAGGATCGATTGGCCTGTCCTTGCCCGCCAGTCCGTCCGCTTCGCGTTTATAAAAGCCACCGAGGGCAGTTCCTCTGCCGACCCCGCCTTTGCGCACAACCGCCGCGGGGCCGCTGAGGCGGGGATCGCCGTGGGGGCCTACCATTTTTTCAGCTTCGATTCCCCCGGCGCCGCACAGGCCGAAAATTTTCTTGCTGCGCTGGGCGGCCAGGCCGACGCCCTGCCCCCGGTGGTGGATGTGGAGCTTTACGGCAGCTATGTCTTTTCCCCAAAGCCTGCCGGCGAGGTGCGGCGCGAACTGCGCGCGCTGCTGGCCGCGCTGGAAGGCGCCACCGGCCGCAAACCCATCCTGTATGCCACCGGGCGTGCCCGGCGGCTGTATCTCGCCCAGGGCTTCGGGCAATATCCGCTTTGGCTGCGCAGCGTGTACCTGCCCCCCGCCGGGGAATGGCTGTTCTGGCAATACACCGACCGCGGCCGCCTTCCCGGGTACAGCGGGCCGGAGCGCTTTATCGACCTGAACGCCTTTTGCGGCAGCGAACAGGCGTGGGCACAATTTTTAGCCGCGGGCGCCGCCTGAACGGGCACTCTGCCCCGGAGGCCGCAAGCTCCAGCCTCTCCTGCACAAAGCGGGGCCGCATCTGAAAAGATGCGGCCCCGCTTTGTGTGTTTGCCGAAGAACGATTATTTTCCGCTGCTGCCGCGGCGCTTGCGCTCGCCTTCGATCAGGCGGGCTGCCACCTCTTCGACCTGTTCGGCCATCTCGAAGCCCTCGGCCAGCTTGCTCTCCTCCATGCC
This window of the Oscillospiraceae bacterium genome carries:
- the glgB_2 gene encoding 1,4-alpha-glucan branching enzyme GlgB — protein: MNVSPLPREFHTGLCFDAYKHLGARPHREAGQQGWAFRIWAPGAARVQVCGDFNGWQGADLARDAAGVWSGFVPGAVQGQYYKYNLQGKSGGWALHTDPYGVYTELRPGSASVLWDLGALSFSDGEWLARRGQRYDAPLNIYELHAGSWKRHPGGRWYTYRELAAALIPWLQRHRYNFVELLPLAEHPFDGSWGYQVTGYFSLTSRYGTPADFAAFVDACHAAGIGVLMDFVPVHFAVNGDALANLDGGPLYEYDSDVGRSEWGSCNFNLYRGEVRSFLASAAAFWLDVYHCDGLRMDAVSRALYWQGDSARGVNQGAVEFLQAMNEGLHARWPGAILAAEDSTNFLKVTAPVRYGGLGFDYKWDMGWMHDTLDYFSTPFAERPAHYHKLTFSMAYFYSELYLLALSHDEVVHGKRTILDRMWGEYEEKFAQARLLYFYMYMHPGKKLNFMGGELGHFREWDEARELDWCLLDYPLHRALGALIARLGEVYGQLGELHAGEYHPERFEWVTSQAQTEGVYAFLRRGAGGSRLLVVLNTQNTAYPAYPFYLAQGCKAVPLLCTGDAAFGGCAPRPALRLAQPGGAMGKACTLRLDLAPLTGYLYRLE
- a CDS encoding degV domain-containing protein; its protein translation is MIRILTDSTADILPHEAARLNLELVPLQVSFENGETCRDGLDLTPDEFYARLVQCGKLPTTSQPSPELFLEHFEAARAAGDEIIAILLSSQISGTYQSAQIAAETCGYGKIYLVDSQNATLGEQLLVRLALRLRAEGAPVGQIVETLEREKHKIRLIAVVDDLKYFRKGGRLSGAEAFAGSLLGIKPVVSVQGGKVGLVGKARGMPGAYVALFKLMDAQGGLDEGCEYLIGYTAHRRAAEPLHRYLTGNLGLPAPQVYHIGTVIGTHAGPGAAGIAFFAKEAPADEA